TAGAATCGGCCACTCCTGATGTCGAGAAAAAGGATACTGGTCGTGGACGACGACGCCGACGTGCGCTCCGTCGTCGAAGCCACCCTGTCTGCCGCCGGTTTCGAGCCGACCGGAGCGGCGGACGGGAGCGAGGGAATCGAGCGGGCGGTCCTCGAGCGGCCGGATCTCGTCCTGCTCGACGTCGTGATGCCCCATCTCTCCGGGTGGGAGGTCTGCGCGACGCTCCGGAGCCTGCCGGAGACCTCCTCGATCCCGGTCGTCCTGCTGACGGGAAAGTCGGAGATCCGGGATTTCGTGGTGGGCCGCCAGGCCGGCGCCGTCGACTTCGTCACGAAGCCCTTCACGCGGGCGCGTCTCGTGGAAGCCGTCGAGGCCGCACTCGCGGGGCGCGACGACGCGCGACCCGAGCCTCTCGGCCGCGAGGTGCCGGAGCGCCGGACCCGTGGCCTGCTCCTGGACGCCCTGACGGGGCTCCCGACCGTTCCCCTCGTCGTCGACGCCCTGAGGGAGAAGCTCCTCGTGGACCAGGACCTCGGGGTCTTCCTGATCGACGTCGACGCCGTGGCGTCCCTGGAGGACCACTATGGCTGGGAGGTCCTCGACGAGGTCGTGCGGGAGGCCGCGACGGGGCTGCGGCGGCTCGTCGGGACGCTCTTTTCGACGGGCGACCTCCTGGCGGTCTCGCGGCCGGGCTCGTCGGCGCTCGTCGCGTTCGTCGCCCTGCCCTTCGGCCTCGGCGAGGAGGAGGCTGCCGCCCGGCTCGGGAGGAAGGCCCGGCAGGTCGAGGAATCCCTGGGGGCGCTCCTCGGAGAGAGCCTTCTCGGCCGCGTTCACCGGCGGCTCGAGGTGACCGTCGCGGCTTCGCGCCTGCGGTACAACCCGCAGGTCCGCGTGGAGCGGCTCGTGGAACGCGCTCTGGCGGAGGCGGCGGCCGCCGCCTCGACGAGAGAAGGTGAGAGGGTCGTCTCGCAGCGCGAGGAGTTCGCCGCGATCCTGAGACGCCGCGCCATCGAGACGGTCTACCAACCGATCCGCGACCTGGCGACAGGACGCACCGTGGCCTGGGAAGCGCTCTCGCGCGGACCCGCGGGCTCTGGCTTCGAGAGCCCGGAAGTCCTCTTCGACTACGCCGCGCGGCATGGCCGGGTCCTCCCGCTCGAGGAGATCTGCGTCCGATATTCCGCGTCCCGGTTCGGGGCGAGTGAGGCGGGCCTCCTCTTCGTGAACGTGGAGACGAACGTCGTGAACGAGCTCGCCCGGGGAGGGCTCGAAGTTCTCGGCCCGCTCGTCGCGCTCGGCCCGTCCGTCGTCCTCGAGATCACCGAGCGGGGCGCAATTCCAGATTTCGACGCGTTCCGGGAGGGGATCTCCGCCCTCCGGCGGGCAGGTTTCCGGATCGCCCTCGACGACGCCGGCTCTGGCCACGCCTCCCTCCACGCACTGGCTGAGCTGAGGCCCGACTACCTCAAGATCACCCAGTCCCTCGTGACGGGGCCCCACCGGGACGGCATCAAGAGCGAGATCGTCGAGATGCTCGTGCGGCTGGGGGGGCGGATCGGCGCGGTGACGGTGGCCGAGGGGATCGAGACGGAGGCAGACCTGGCGGGCGTCCGGCAGCTCGGCGTCGCTCTCGGGCAGGGATTCCTTCTCGGCCGGCCGGCGCCGGTTCCCGAACCCTGACGGGATCTCCCGTTCCAGACGGTATTCGCGTCGCGGGGCCGAATCGGAGCGATCATGGGGCGAGGAGAGCCTCATGAACGAGCAC
The sequence above is a segment of the Holophagales bacterium genome. Coding sequences within it:
- a CDS encoding EAL domain-containing protein, which gives rise to MDDDADVRSVVEATLSAAGFEPTGAADGSEGIERAVLERPDLVLLDVVMPHLSGWEVCATLRSLPETSSIPVVLLTGKSEIRDFVVGRQAGAVDFVTKPFTRARLVEAVEAALAGRDDARPEPLGREVPERRTRGLLLDALTGLPTVPLVVDALREKLLVDQDLGVFLIDVDAVASLEDHYGWEVLDEVVREAATGLRRLVGTLFSTGDLLAVSRPGSSALVAFVALPFGLGEEEAAARLGRKARQVEESLGALLGESLLGRVHRRLEVTVAASRLRYNPQVRVERLVERALAEAAAAASTREGERVVSQREEFAAILRRRAIETVYQPIRDLATGRTVAWEALSRGPAGSGFESPEVLFDYAARHGRVLPLEEICVRYSASRFGASEAGLLFVNVETNVVNELARGGLEVLGPLVALGPSVVLEITERGAIPDFDAFREGISALRRAGFRIALDDAGSGHASLHALAELRPDYLKITQSLVTGPHRDGIKSEIVEMLVRLGGRIGAVTVAEGIETEADLAGVRQLGVALGQGFLLGRPAPVPEP